In one Brassica oleracea var. oleracea cultivar TO1000 chromosome C9, BOL, whole genome shotgun sequence genomic region, the following are encoded:
- the LOC106314839 gene encoding uncharacterized protein LOC106314839 has product MLTHKPHLDPTLMGEAKILVEVELDKPFPKLIALDDKQGNIFLVEVEYSWIPTACDRCGALGHKEKMCLQLPNPRDAAPVTKEPLDSNEEIPVVDIVTLVQNSANTLVDHLDRKSCSPSAHQAHETLGESSIATPSEVAIATPFTESHEVHSTSCSEIDVTIPTLAEASVALSYSPIMEVIPSQSIISKDPESFINEQQIVHTAQHTHIPQQFYREPETPITYEKGSGFEVVGASSSYNTTRGGRAIKPTQKMQEMEWTNVGGRGKKGHRGRGYNNH; this is encoded by the coding sequence ATGTTAACACACAAGCCACACTTAGATCCAACACTTATGGGAGAAGCAAAAATTTTAGTGGAAGTTGAGTTGGATAAACCATTCCCAAAGCTAATTGCTCTTGATGACAAGCAAGGCAATATTTTTTTAGTAGAGGTTGAATACTCTTGGATTCCTACCGCTTGTGATAGATGTGGAGCATTAGGCCATAAGGAGAAAATGTGCCTACAGCTTCCTAATCCTCGTGATGCTGCTCCTGTTACTAAGGAACCTCTTGACAGTAATGAAGAGATCCCGGTGGTTGATATAGTTACTTTGGTACAGAACTCAGCCAATACACTTGTGGACCATTTGGACCGTAAATCATGCTCCCCATCTGCTCACCAAGCGCATGAGACTCTAGGAGAGTCTTCGATTGCAACACCTTCCGAGGTGGCTATTGCCACTCCATTCACCGAATCACATGAGGTACATTCTACTTCTTGCTCAGAGATTGATGTCACTATCCCTACATTAGCAGAAGCAAGTGTTGCTCTCTCTTATTCACCTATTATGGAAGTCATTCCATCACAATCTATCATTTCAAAGGACCCTGAATCTTTTATAAATGAGCAACAAATTGTCCACACAGCTCAACACACCCACATTCCACAACAATTCTATAGGGAACCGGAGACCCCGATAACTTATGAGAAAGGATCTGGTTTTGAGGTGGTTGGTGCGTCCTCAAGTTATAATACAACTAGAGGTGGGAGGGCAATAAAACCAACACAAAAAATGCAAGAAATGGAATGGACGAACGTCGGTGGAAGAGGTAAAAAAGGTCATCGTGGCCGAGGTTACAACAACCACTAG